The proteins below come from a single Candidatus Oleimmundimicrobium sp. genomic window:
- a CDS encoding HD domain-containing phosphohydrolase — VLIDEDGIVLRVNQAFLNLFGYRHSEAFLRKLDDLVSTSDKIKKLAARINVTTLAGMTPLTRTTIRERKDGTRIDVLFTIIPFKADGKDFAYCIYHDITERVQSRKNLRLIKKQLEMTLDRTLKAFSKVIEERDPYTAEHQRRVAYIASMLASEMNLSQEMTKTLYMAALLHDMGKIAIPAQILSKPGTLSEEEKNIVKKHSEKGFEIVRTMEFQGSVAECVLQHHERLDGSGYPHGLRGNEILFPAQILAVTDVFEAMISHRSYRPSMGSEAALEELKSGRDVKYNSQAVDALEQLVLSGELDKAIDGSNSDFS, encoded by the coding sequence GGTTCTCATAGACGAAGATGGAATTGTCTTGAGAGTAAACCAGGCCTTTCTTAACCTGTTTGGGTATCGGCATAGCGAAGCGTTCCTAAGGAAACTCGATGACCTTGTGTCTACAAGCGACAAAATAAAGAAACTCGCAGCCAGAATCAACGTCACGACACTTGCAGGAATGACACCGCTGACTCGCACCACCATCCGGGAAAGAAAAGACGGAACTCGTATAGACGTTTTGTTTACCATAATTCCCTTCAAGGCAGATGGGAAAGATTTTGCCTATTGTATCTACCACGACATCACCGAAAGGGTACAGTCGCGAAAGAATCTGCGCCTAATAAAAAAACAACTTGAAATGACGCTTGATAGAACGCTCAAGGCTTTTTCCAAGGTGATTGAAGAGCGTGACCCCTACACGGCCGAACACCAGCGCAGAGTGGCTTACATCGCCTCCATGCTGGCCTCGGAAATGAACCTGAGCCAAGAGATGACAAAAACCCTTTATATGGCGGCGCTCCTTCATGACATGGGCAAAATCGCCATCCCGGCTCAAATTCTTTCAAAACCGGGAACACTCTCTGAAGAGGAGAAAAATATCGTCAAAAAACATTCGGAAAAAGGCTTCGAAATAGTGCGAACCATGGAATTTCAGGGTTCTGTGGCAGAATGCGTATTACAGCACCACGAACGCCTCGACGGAAGCGGCTACCCTCACGGCCTGCGCGGCAACGAGATATTGTTCCCCGCCCAGATACTCGCTGTTACCGATGTCTTCGAGGCCATGATTTCGCACAGATCCTACCGCCCCTCCATGGGAAGCGAAGCGGCGTTGGAGGAGTTAAAAAGCGGGCGAGATGTCAAATACAACTCTCAGGCCGTCGATGCACTGGAACAACTTGTGCTTTCAGGCGAGTTGGATAAAGCCATAGACGGCAGTAATTCTGACTTTTCCTGA